A region from the Streptomyces tsukubensis genome encodes:
- the mfd gene encoding transcription-repair coupling factor, protein MSLHGLLDAVVRDPALAEAVEAARGAGRMHVDLVGPPAARPFAVAALARDAGRTVLAVTATGREAEDLAAALRSLLPEDSVAEYPAWETLPHERLSPRSDTVGRRLAVLRRLVHPSADDPATGPVSVVVAPIRSVLQPQVKGLGELVPVALRTGEQADLNEVVDALAAAAYSRVELVEKRGEFAVRGGILDVFPPTEEHPLRVEFWGDDIEEIRYFKIADQRSLEVAEHGLWAPPCRELLLTPQVRERAAALAEAHPELGELLGKIAEGIAVEGMESLAPVLVDDMELLLDVLPDGAMTLVCDPERVRTRAADLVATSREFLHASWAATAGGGEAPIDVGAASLWSIADVRDRARELDMMWWTVAPFAADEELSEDTVKLGMHAPDSYRGDTARALADTKGWLADNWRTVFVTEAHGPAARTVEVLGGEGVPARLDTDLTEIAPGVVQVATGSIDYGFIDPGLRLAVLTETDLTGQKAAGKDGRRMPTRRRKTIDPLTLETGDYIVHEQHGVGRYIEMVQRTVQGATREYLVVEYAPAKRGQPGDRLYIPTDQLEQITKYVGGEAPTLHRLGGADWTKTKARAKKAVKEIAADLIRLYSARMAAPGHTFGPDTPWQRELEDAFPYAETPDQLSTIAEVKEDMEKSVPMDRLICGDVGYGKTEIAVRAAFKAVQDGKQVAVLVPTTLLVQQHFGTFSERYSQFPVNVRALSRFQSDTEAKATLEGLRDGMVDVVIGTHRLFSSETKFKDLGLVIVDEEQRFGVEHKEQLKKLRANVDVLTMSATPIPRTLEMAVTGIREMSTITTPPEERHPVLTFVGPYEEKQIGAAIRRELLREGQVFYIHNRVESIDRAAARLREIVPEARIATAHGQMSENVLEQVVVDFWEKKFDVLVSTTIVESGIDISNANTLIVERGDNFGLSQLHQLRGRVGRGRERGYAYFLYPPEKPLTETAHERLATIAQHTEMGAGMYVAMKDLEIRGAGNLLGGEQSGHIAGVGFDLYVRMVGEAVADYRASLEGGAEEEPPLEVKIELPVDAHVPHDYAPGERLRLQAYRSIAAANSEEDVKAVREELTDRYGKLPEPVENLLLVAGLRMLARACGVGEIVLQGNNIRFAPVELRESQELRLMRLYPRTVVKPAMNQILVPRPTTGKIGGKPVVGRELLAWTGEFLTTILGS, encoded by the coding sequence ATGAGCCTGCACGGTCTGCTGGACGCAGTCGTACGTGACCCCGCGCTCGCCGAGGCCGTCGAGGCCGCCCGTGGCGCGGGACGGATGCACGTGGATCTGGTGGGGCCGCCCGCCGCCCGGCCCTTCGCCGTCGCCGCGCTGGCCAGGGACGCCGGGCGGACCGTCCTCGCGGTCACCGCGACCGGCCGCGAGGCCGAGGACCTGGCCGCGGCCCTGCGCTCCCTGCTGCCCGAGGACTCCGTGGCCGAGTACCCCGCCTGGGAGACCCTGCCCCACGAGCGCCTCTCGCCCCGCTCCGACACGGTGGGCCGTCGGCTCGCCGTGCTCCGCCGGCTGGTCCACCCCTCCGCCGACGACCCGGCCACAGGGCCCGTCTCCGTTGTGGTCGCCCCGATCCGCTCCGTACTCCAGCCGCAGGTCAAGGGCTTGGGCGAGCTGGTTCCCGTGGCCCTGCGCACCGGCGAGCAGGCCGATCTGAACGAGGTCGTCGACGCGCTCGCCGCCGCCGCGTACTCCCGGGTGGAGCTGGTCGAGAAGCGCGGCGAGTTCGCCGTCCGCGGCGGCATCCTGGACGTCTTCCCGCCCACCGAGGAGCACCCCCTCCGGGTGGAGTTCTGGGGCGACGACATCGAGGAGATCCGCTACTTCAAGATCGCTGACCAGCGGTCGCTGGAGGTTGCCGAGCACGGTCTGTGGGCGCCGCCCTGCCGTGAGCTGCTGCTCACCCCCCAGGTCCGGGAGCGGGCCGCCGCGCTTGCCGAGGCCCACCCCGAGCTGGGCGAACTCCTCGGCAAGATCGCGGAGGGGATTGCGGTCGAGGGCATGGAGTCCCTTGCGCCGGTCCTCGTCGACGATATGGAGCTGCTGCTCGACGTCCTCCCGGACGGTGCGATGACCCTGGTCTGCGACCCCGAGCGGGTCCGGACCCGGGCGGCCGACCTGGTCGCCACCTCGCGGGAGTTCCTCCACGCCTCCTGGGCCGCGACCGCGGGCGGCGGCGAGGCGCCCATCGACGTCGGCGCCGCGTCGCTGTGGAGCATCGCGGACGTCCGCGACCGGGCCCGTGAACTGGACATGATGTGGTGGACGGTGGCGCCCTTCGCCGCCGACGAGGAGCTGTCCGAGGACACCGTCAAACTCGGGATGCACGCCCCGGACTCGTACCGCGGCGACACCGCCCGCGCCCTTGCCGACACCAAGGGCTGGCTGGCGGACAACTGGCGTACGGTCTTCGTCACCGAGGCCCACGGCCCGGCCGCGCGCACCGTCGAGGTCCTCGGCGGCGAGGGCGTCCCGGCCCGGCTCGACACCGACCTCACCGAGATCGCCCCCGGAGTCGTCCAGGTGGCGACCGGCTCCATCGACTACGGCTTCATCGACCCCGGGCTCCGCCTCGCCGTCCTCACCGAGACCGATCTCACCGGCCAGAAGGCCGCGGGCAAGGACGGCCGGCGGATGCCGACCCGCCGCCGCAAGACGATCGACCCGCTGACCCTGGAGACCGGCGACTACATCGTCCACGAGCAGCACGGCGTGGGCCGCTACATCGAGATGGTGCAGCGGACCGTCCAGGGCGCGACCCGCGAGTACCTCGTCGTCGAGTACGCCCCCGCCAAGCGCGGCCAGCCCGGCGACCGGCTCTACATCCCCACCGACCAGCTGGAGCAGATCACCAAGTACGTCGGCGGCGAGGCCCCCACCCTGCACCGGCTCGGCGGCGCGGACTGGACCAAGACCAAGGCGCGGGCGAAGAAGGCCGTCAAGGAGATCGCCGCCGATCTGATCCGCCTCTACTCGGCCCGGATGGCGGCCCCCGGCCACACCTTCGGCCCCGACACCCCCTGGCAGCGGGAGCTGGAGGACGCCTTCCCGTACGCGGAGACCCCCGACCAGCTGTCCACCATCGCCGAGGTGAAGGAGGACATGGAGAAGTCGGTCCCCATGGACCGGCTGATCTGCGGCGACGTCGGCTACGGCAAGACGGAGATCGCGGTACGGGCCGCGTTCAAGGCCGTCCAGGACGGCAAGCAGGTCGCCGTCCTCGTCCCGACGACCCTGCTGGTGCAGCAGCATTTCGGCACCTTCTCCGAGCGGTACTCGCAGTTCCCGGTGAACGTCCGCGCCCTGTCCCGCTTCCAGTCCGACACCGAGGCCAAGGCCACCCTGGAGGGACTGCGGGACGGCATGGTCGACGTCGTCATCGGCACCCACCGGCTGTTCTCGTCCGAGACCAAGTTCAAGGACCTCGGGCTGGTCATCGTCGACGAGGAGCAGCGGTTCGGCGTCGAGCACAAGGAGCAGCTGAAGAAGCTCCGCGCCAACGTCGACGTACTGACGATGTCCGCGACCCCGATCCCGCGGACCCTGGAGATGGCCGTCACCGGCATCCGCGAGATGTCGACGATCACCACCCCGCCGGAGGAGCGGCACCCCGTCCTCACCTTCGTCGGCCCGTACGAGGAGAAGCAGATCGGCGCCGCGATCCGCCGCGAACTCCTCCGCGAGGGCCAGGTCTTCTACATCCACAACCGGGTCGAGTCCATCGACCGGGCGGCGGCCCGGCTGCGGGAGATCGTGCCGGAGGCGCGGATCGCCACCGCCCACGGCCAGATGTCGGAGAACGTACTCGAACAGGTCGTCGTCGACTTCTGGGAGAAGAAGTTCGACGTCCTGGTGTCGACGACGATCGTCGAGTCCGGTATCGACATCTCCAACGCCAACACCCTGATCGTGGAGCGCGGCGACAACTTCGGACTGTCGCAGCTGCACCAGTTGCGCGGCCGGGTGGGCCGGGGCCGGGAGCGGGGGTACGCGTACTTCCTCTACCCGCCGGAGAAGCCGCTCACCGAGACCGCCCACGAACGCCTCGCCACCATCGCCCAGCACACCGAGATGGGCGCGGGCATGTACGTGGCGATGAAGGACCTGGAGATCCGCGGCGCGGGCAATCTCCTCGGCGGCGAGCAGTCCGGCCATATCGCGGGCGTCGGTTTCGATCTGTACGTACGGATGGTGGGCGAGGCGGTCGCCGACTACCGGGCGTCCCTGGAGGGCGGCGCGGAGGAGGAGCCCCCGCTGGAGGTCAAGATCGAACTCCCGGTCGACGCGCATGTTCCGCATGACTATGCCCCTGGCGAGCGCCTCCGTCTCCAGGCCTACCGGTCGATCGCCGCGGCCAATTCGGAGGAGGACGTCAAGGCGGTACGGGAGGAGCTGACCGACCGCTACGGCAAGCTGCCCGAGCCGGTGGAGAACCTCCTCCTCGTCGCCGGTCTGCGGATGCTGGCCCGCGCCTGCGGCGTGGGCGAGATCGTCCTCCAGGGCAACAACATCCGCTTCGCCCCGGTGGAACTGCGGGAATCGCAGGAGCTGCGCCTGATGCGGCTCTATCCGCGGACGGTGGTGAAGCCGGCCATGAACCAGATCCTGGTCCCGCGCCCGACGACCGGCAAGATCGGCGGAAAGCCGGTGGTGGGAAGGGAGCTGCTGGCGTGGACGGGTGAATTCCTGACCACGATTCTGGGCAGCTAG
- a CDS encoding ABC transporter permease, with the protein MTMFKTSLRNFFAHKGRMALSAVAVLLSVAFVCGTLVFTDTMNTTFDKLFAVTSSDVTVSPKEAEEDEDAPATGRPETLPASLVEKAGSAEGVQEAIGMVHTTAVTIVDKKNKNIGATGGGPTIAGNWTKVDLKTFDISSGQAPRGPTQVMVDKDTAKKKKLKIGDPIRTITVDGDFTATISGIMAFKVTNPGAAMVVFDTATAQRQLLGKEGLFTQIAVTAKDGVSDVRAKQNLIAALGAGYDLKTADEEADAGRKDVGSFLNVMKYAMLGFAGIALLVGIFLIVNTFSMLVAQRTREIGLMRAIGSSRKQVNRSVLIEAVLLGIVGSALGVAAGVGIAVGLMKLMGSMGMNLSTDDLTVKWTTPVVGVVLGVVVTIVAAYVPARRASRISPMAALRETGVPADGKSGWVRAAVGLLLTAGGALGLIAATQADKASEGSMILAGGVVLSLLGFIVIGPLLAGVVVRALSVVVLRAFGPVGRMAERNALRNPRRTGATGAALMIGLALVACLSVVGSSMVASATEELDKSVGADFIIQAQPGQPVVPKALEAVRKTEGIAYVTEYRDIPAKVTAPDGTSAKMTLVATDPTYAKDLRKKMVAGKQSDAYRKDSLSVGEEYAEKHGLKLGSELTVAFSGAQPAKLTVRAITSDDSAMEQGAIILSTETARSHIPAEKLPQNFMLFASAKDGRAKAAYEALKTSLEPYPQYKASNQADFKEDLKDQVGQMLNLVYGLLALAIVVAVLGVVNTLALSVVERTREIGLMRAIGLSRRQLRRMIRLESVVIALFGALLGLGLGMGWGTAAQKLLALEGLGVLEIPWPTIVTVFVGSAFVGLFAALVPAFRAGRMNVLNAIASE; encoded by the coding sequence GTGACCATGTTCAAGACGTCCCTCAGAAACTTCTTCGCCCACAAGGGGCGGATGGCGCTGTCGGCGGTAGCCGTGCTCCTGTCGGTGGCCTTCGTCTGCGGCACCCTCGTGTTCACCGACACCATGAACACGACGTTCGACAAGCTGTTCGCGGTCACCTCGTCCGATGTCACCGTCTCCCCGAAGGAGGCGGAGGAGGACGAAGACGCCCCGGCCACCGGCCGCCCCGAGACCCTGCCCGCGTCGCTGGTGGAGAAGGCCGGCTCGGCCGAGGGCGTCCAGGAAGCCATCGGCATGGTCCACACCACGGCCGTGACCATCGTCGACAAGAAGAACAAGAACATCGGCGCCACCGGCGGCGGCCCCACCATCGCGGGCAACTGGACCAAGGTCGATCTGAAGACCTTCGACATCAGCTCCGGACAGGCCCCGCGCGGCCCCACGCAGGTCATGGTGGACAAGGACACCGCCAAGAAGAAGAAGCTGAAGATCGGTGACCCGATCCGCACCATCACGGTGGACGGCGACTTCACCGCCACCATCAGCGGGATCATGGCCTTCAAGGTGACCAACCCCGGTGCCGCCATGGTGGTCTTCGACACCGCCACCGCGCAGCGCCAACTGCTCGGCAAGGAAGGCCTCTTCACCCAGATCGCGGTGACCGCGAAGGACGGCGTCTCCGATGTCCGGGCCAAGCAGAACCTCATCGCCGCCCTCGGCGCGGGCTACGACCTCAAGACCGCGGACGAGGAGGCCGACGCGGGCCGCAAGGACGTCGGTTCCTTCCTCAACGTCATGAAGTACGCGATGCTCGGCTTCGCCGGGATCGCTCTCCTCGTCGGCATCTTCCTGATCGTCAACACCTTCTCCATGCTGGTCGCCCAGCGCACCCGTGAGATCGGCCTGATGCGGGCCATCGGCTCCAGCCGCAAGCAGGTCAACCGCTCCGTTCTCATCGAGGCCGTGCTGCTCGGCATCGTCGGCTCCGCCCTCGGCGTCGCGGCCGGTGTCGGTATCGCCGTCGGTCTGATGAAGCTGATGGGCAGCATGGGGATGAACCTCTCCACCGACGATCTGACGGTGAAGTGGACGACCCCGGTCGTCGGCGTGGTCCTCGGAGTCGTCGTGACGATCGTCGCCGCGTACGTTCCGGCCCGCCGGGCGAGCAGGATCTCCCCGATGGCCGCGCTCCGCGAGACCGGCGTCCCGGCCGACGGCAAGTCCGGCTGGGTGCGGGCCGCCGTCGGGCTGCTGCTCACCGCGGGCGGTGCCCTGGGTCTGATCGCGGCGACCCAGGCCGACAAGGCGTCCGAGGGCTCCATGATCCTCGCCGGCGGTGTGGTGCTCTCCCTGCTGGGTTTCATCGTGATCGGCCCGCTGCTGGCGGGTGTGGTCGTCCGCGCCCTCAGCGTGGTGGTGCTCCGCGCCTTCGGCCCGGTCGGCCGGATGGCCGAGCGCAACGCCCTGCGCAATCCGCGCCGTACGGGTGCCACCGGCGCCGCGCTGATGATCGGGCTCGCGCTGGTCGCCTGCCTCTCGGTGGTCGGCTCGTCGATGGTGGCCTCCGCGACGGAGGAGCTGGACAAGTCGGTGGGCGCGGACTTCATCATCCAGGCGCAGCCGGGCCAGCCGGTCGTGCCCAAGGCGTTGGAGGCTGTGCGCAAGACGGAAGGCATCGCTTACGTCACCGAGTACCGCGACATCCCCGCCAAGGTCACCGCCCCTGACGGGACCTCCGCGAAGATGACGCTGGTCGCCACCGACCCGACGTACGCCAAGGACCTCCGGAAGAAGATGGTCGCGGGCAAGCAGTCGGACGCCTACCGCAAGGACTCCCTGTCGGTCGGCGAGGAGTACGCCGAGAAGCACGGACTGAAGCTGGGTTCCGAGCTGACCGTCGCCTTCAGCGGCGCGCAGCCCGCAAAGCTGACCGTACGGGCGATCACCTCCGACGACAGTGCCATGGAGCAGGGCGCGATCATCCTGAGCACGGAGACCGCCCGCAGCCACATACCCGCGGAGAAGCTGCCGCAGAACTTCATGCTCTTCGCCTCCGCGAAGGACGGCCGGGCCAAGGCGGCGTACGAGGCGCTGAAGACCTCCCTGGAGCCGTATCCGCAGTACAAGGCCTCCAACCAGGCCGACTTCAAGGAGGACCTGAAGGACCAGGTCGGCCAGATGCTGAACCTCGTCTACGGTCTGCTGGCCCTGGCGATCGTCGTCGCCGTCCTCGGTGTGGTGAACACCCTGGCGCTGTCGGTGGTGGAGCGGACCCGTGAGATCGGTCTGATGCGGGCCATCGGACTCTCCCGCCGCCAGCTCCGCCGGATGATCCGCCTGGAGTCCGTGGTCATCGCCCTCTTCGGCGCACTGCTCGGCCTCGGTCTCGGCATGGGCTGGGGCACCGCGGCGCAGAAGCTGCTGGCGCTCGAAGGACTGGGGGTCCTGGAGATCCCCTGGCCCACGATCGTCACGGTCTTCGTCGGATCCGCGTTCGTCGGCCTCTTCGCGGCGCTGGTCCCGGCGTTCCGCGCGGGCCGGATGAACGTCCTGAACGCGATCGCCAGCGAGTAG
- a CDS encoding ABC transporter ATP-binding protein — translation MTTATTISPHGATGERSAVAARGRQIVKAYGSGETRVVALDQVDVDIARGQFTAIMGPSGSGKSTLMHCLAGLDTVTSGQIYLDDTEITGLKDKKLTQLRRDRIGFIFQAFNLLPTLNALENITLPMDIAGRKPDGAWLNRVVETVGLAGRLKHRPTQLSGGQQQRVAVARALAARPDIIFGDEPTGNLDSRAGAEVLSFLRRSVDELGQTIVIVTHDPVAASYSDRVLYLADGRIVDQMFRPTAEAVLDRMKDFDARGRTS, via the coding sequence GTGACTACGGCCACGACCATTTCGCCCCACGGGGCCACCGGAGAGCGTTCGGCCGTCGCCGCGCGCGGACGGCAGATCGTCAAGGCCTACGGCTCGGGCGAGACCCGTGTCGTCGCCCTCGACCAGGTCGACGTGGACATCGCCCGCGGGCAGTTCACCGCGATCATGGGCCCCTCGGGTTCGGGCAAGTCGACGCTGATGCACTGCCTCGCCGGGCTGGACACCGTCACGTCCGGTCAGATCTACCTGGACGACACGGAGATCACCGGCCTGAAGGACAAGAAGCTGACGCAGCTCCGCCGGGACCGGATCGGTTTTATCTTCCAGGCGTTCAATCTGCTGCCGACGCTCAACGCCCTGGAGAACATCACGCTCCCCATGGACATAGCGGGCCGCAAGCCGGACGGCGCCTGGCTGAACCGGGTGGTGGAGACCGTCGGTCTGGCCGGCCGGCTGAAGCACCGGCCGACGCAGCTCTCCGGTGGACAGCAGCAGCGCGTGGCCGTCGCCCGGGCGCTGGCCGCCAGGCCGGACATCATCTTCGGGGACGAGCCGACGGGAAATCTGGACTCCCGCGCCGGTGCCGAGGTGCTGAGCTTCCTGCGGCGCTCGGTCGACGAGCTGGGTCAGACGATCGTGATCGTCACCCATGACCCGGTGGCCGCCTCGTACTCGGACCGGGTGCTGTATCTCGCGGACGGCCGGATCGTCGACCAGATGTTCCGGCCCACCGCCGAGGCCGTGCTGGACCGTATGAAGGACTTCGACGCCCGGGGGCGTACCTCGTGA
- a CDS encoding cellulose-binding protein yields MTITEARTPHPPSTPAPPSVPPTVSARGFDVVRRGYRPDQADEHLDTLSGERDAAWERVARLTVLARRMDADLTRLRETAQDAPPQTYEALGAPARELLAVTWETADHVRTSARDEAARTTGDAEEAARCLAEEAGAEAGAVLAEAEEHARRLTTAARTAGGRLLMDARRDATAARAEATVVWESMRERSEHMLAALEAEQADRWAEVDRDAERRAAAGDERRAGAEERAEALLREAERELAEAEEYARRTNEESEARAEALRAGAQGEAEAVTRETERILSAHATQREEALAPLKLLQDTLPTVTPPAGE; encoded by the coding sequence ATGACCATCACAGAAGCCCGCACGCCACACCCTCCCTCGACGCCCGCCCCGCCCTCCGTACCGCCCACGGTCTCCGCCCGCGGTTTCGACGTCGTACGCCGCGGCTACCGCCCCGACCAGGCCGATGAGCACCTCGACACGCTCTCCGGCGAGCGCGACGCCGCCTGGGAGCGGGTGGCCCGGCTGACCGTGCTCGCCCGGCGGATGGACGCGGACCTCACCCGGCTGCGCGAGACCGCGCAGGACGCCCCGCCGCAGACGTACGAAGCCCTCGGCGCCCCCGCCCGCGAACTGCTCGCGGTCACCTGGGAGACCGCCGACCACGTCCGCACCTCGGCCCGCGACGAAGCCGCACGCACCACCGGTGACGCGGAGGAAGCGGCCCGGTGCCTCGCCGAAGAGGCCGGAGCGGAGGCCGGAGCCGTACTGGCCGAGGCCGAGGAACACGCCCGGCGCCTCACCACCGCCGCCAGGACCGCGGGCGGCCGGCTCCTGATGGACGCCCGCCGGGACGCCACCGCGGCGCGCGCCGAGGCGACGGTCGTCTGGGAGTCGATGCGGGAACGCTCCGAGCACATGCTCGCCGCGCTGGAGGCCGAACAGGCCGACCGCTGGGCGGAGGTGGACCGCGACGCCGAACGCCGGGCGGCCGCGGGGGACGAGCGGAGGGCGGGCGCGGAGGAGCGGGCGGAGGCACTGTTGCGGGAGGCGGAGCGGGAGCTGGCGGAGGCGGAGGAGTACGCGCGCCGGACGAACGAGGAGTCGGAGGCGCGGGCGGAGGCGCTGCGGGCGGGGGCGCAGGGGGAGGCGGAGGCGGTGACCCGCGAAACGGAACGCATCCTGTCGGCGCACGCGACGCAGCGCGAGGAGGCGCTGGCCCCGCTGAAGCTCCTCCAGGACACCCTCCCGACGGTGACGCCTCCGGCTGGGGAGTAG